A segment of the Vicinamibacterales bacterium genome:
GCCCACCGGCTGCACCAGCGCACGATGTTCGATCTCGAGATGATCAAGGAGATCGGCTACTGCCACGGGATCGAGAACTACGCGCGCCACCTCACCGGCCGTCCGCCGGGCGCGCCGCCGCCGACGCTGCTCGACTACCTGCCGCCGGACGCGCTGACCATCGTCGACGAGAGCCATCAGACGGTGCCGCAGATCCGCGGCATGTATCACGGCGATCGCTCGCGCAAGGAAGTCCTGGTGGCCTACGGGTTCCGCCTGCCGTCCGCGCTCGACAACCGGCCGCTCAACTTCGAGGAGTGGGAGACGCGCGTCGGCCAGGTGCTGTTCGTCTCCGCCACCCCCGGCCCCTACGAGCTGAACCGATCCGGCGGCGCGGTCGTCGAACAGATCATCCGGCCGACCGGTCTCGTCGACCCGATCATCGACATCCGCCCGGTCAAGGGGCAGGTCGACGACCTGCTCGCCGAGATCCGCGAACGCGCCGCGCGCGGCGAGCGCGTGCTGGTGACGACGCTGACCAAGCGGATGGCGGAGGACTTGACGCAGTACTACCAGGAGCTCGGCGTCAAGGTGCGCTACCTGCACTCCGACATCGACACGCTCGAGCGGATCGAGATCCTGCGCGACCTGCGGCGCGGCACCTTCGACGTGCTGGTCGGGATCAACCTGCTGCGTGAAGGGCTCGATCTGCCCGAGGTCTCGCTGGTCGCCATTCTCGACGCCGACAAGGAAGGCTTTCTGCGCTCGTCCGGCTCGCTCATCCAGACCGTCGGGCGCGCGGCCCGGAACGTGAATGGGCGCGCCATCATGTATGCGGACCGGATCACCGACTCGATGCGGACGGCGATCGACGAAACCGATCGCCGGCGGCGGATCCAGGAGGCCTACAACCTGGAGCACGGCATCACCCCCGCCTCCATCGTCAAGAGCATCGACGACGTCATGACCAGCGTGTACGAGCGCGACTACGTCACCGTCGGCACCAGCGCCGACGAGGGAGGGCTGTTCAAGACGCAGGCGGAGCTGGATGCGCACGTGCACGCGCTCCAGCAGCAGATGAAGGCGGCGGCGGCGAACCTCGAGTTCGAGAAGGCCGCCACCCTGCGCGATCGCATTCGGCAGCTCAAGACGCGCGAGCTGGGCCTGGTCGGGAGCCGCCGCTAGTTGCCTGCCAAGCGAATCGAGT
Coding sequences within it:
- the uvrB gene encoding excinuclease ABC subunit UvrB, whose amino-acid sequence is MASKYDRFHLVTDFELRGDQARAIDELVDGLQRGDPAQVLLGVTGSGKTFSMAQCIARVNRPTLVMAHNKTLAAQLYQEFRRFFPDNAVEYFVSYYDYYQPEAYVPTTDSYIEKEATINDEIDRMRLSATRSLFERRDVVIVASVSCIYGLGSPEAYYGMMLPLERGQRIDREQILRKLVEIQYERNDHDFARGVFRVRGDIVEVYLSYEENALRIELFGDEVDELSSFDPLTGKTLRRHDKVAIYPKTHFVAPRERTKMAVESIKAELEWYRTRLESEGKVLEAHRLHQRTMFDLEMIKEIGYCHGIENYARHLTGRPPGAPPPTLLDYLPPDALTIVDESHQTVPQIRGMYHGDRSRKEVLVAYGFRLPSALDNRPLNFEEWETRVGQVLFVSATPGPYELNRSGGAVVEQIIRPTGLVDPIIDIRPVKGQVDDLLAEIRERAARGERVLVTTLTKRMAEDLTQYYQELGVKVRYLHSDIDTLERIEILRDLRRGTFDVLVGINLLREGLDLPEVSLVAILDADKEGFLRSSGSLIQTVGRAARNVNGRAIMYADRITDSMRTAIDETDRRRRIQEAYNLEHGITPASIVKSIDDVMTSVYERDYVTVGTSADEGGLFKTQAELDAHVHALQQQMKAAAANLEFEKAATLRDRIRQLKTRELGLVGSRR